In Maridesulfovibrio sp., the genomic stretch AATAAGAAAGTCATCCATTACCTGCGCCACAATGGACCGGAACACATCATGGCCTTTGCTCCGACCAGATCGGGTAAAGGTGTCGGTCTGGTTCTGCCCACCCTGCTCTCATGGGGAGAAAGCTCAATCGTGCTCGACATCAAGGGTGAAAACTGGGCTTTGACTTCCGGCTGGCGCAAACAGCAGGGCCACAAAGTCATGAAGTTTGATCCCACAGATACAAACGGAAGTTCCGCTCGTTACAATCCTTTGGCTGAAATCAGGCTCGGTGGACCCCATGCAATACCTGATGCCCAGAACATCGCCAGTATGATTGTTGATCCTGACGGCAAAGGACTCAAGGACTACTGGAACAAGGCCGCATTCTCATTCCTCGGCGGAACCATGCTTCACTGCCTGATTCATTTTCAGATTCATGAAGGACGTCATGCCACTTTAAATGACCTGTCCCTCATGCTTGCTGATGAAGACCGGGATATGTCCGAGCTGTTTGAAGAAATGCTCACCTATGACCATGTGGAATATCTGCAAACACTCTTCGGCGACTCCATGAACAACGAATCAATGGTCGCCATACGGAAATTTATCGCTGCCGCAGCACGCGAAATGCTAAACAAAGCCGATGCCGAACTTTCCGGTGTTGTCTCAACCGCAGTGGCCAACATGGCCCTTTATCGTGACCCGGTAGTCAACTGGGCCACTTCCGGATGTGATTTCCGTATCGCGGATCTCATGAACTCGGATCAGCCGGTATCGCTCTATTTGGTTATCCGTCCCTCGGACATCGACCGTTTGCGGCCGCTGGTAAGATTGATCCTGAACATCGTCCTGCGCCGGCTGACCGAAGAAATGGAATTTTCAAACGGGCAGGTCAAAGCAAACTACAAGCACCGCCTGCTGCTCATGCTCGATGAGTTCACATCCCTTGGCCGCATGGAAATCTTTGAACGCGCTCTCGCCTTCATGGCCGGTTACGGAATCAAGGCCTACATCATCGTGCAGGATCTTGCCCAGCTCCAGTCCGCTTACGGCAAGGAAGAATCCATAATGAGCAACTGCCATCTGCGCATTGCATACGCTCCCAACAAAATCGAAACCGCGCAGGTCCTTTCCAAAATGACCGGCGAAGCCACCGTAATTCAGAAAAAGACTTCCATTTCCGGCACACGCAGCGGTCACTTGAACAGGGCCAACGTCAGCATTTCCGAAGCTAAACGCGCCCTGCTCACCCCTGACGAATGTATGCGCCTTCCAGGTGCTGAAAAAGACCGTCAGGGCAATATTACCAAGGCAGGGGACATGCTCATTTTCTGCGCCGGATTTGCACCAATATATGGCACGCAGATCCTGTT encodes the following:
- a CDS encoding type IV secretory system conjugative DNA transfer family protein, with product MNNNVYGLGKKKGRGWSGLFYLVFLLMLACTAMSYATQNAAELYGHHQALGKTAYAQFYWPWMIFHWVKIVQPSKELDHLISVSVLIFAAPQIVALALIALFSSKPKGVEDIHGTAHWAKEKEIKQAGLIGSSGVYVGGWQNKKVIHYLRHNGPEHIMAFAPTRSGKGVGLVLPTLLSWGESSIVLDIKGENWALTSGWRKQQGHKVMKFDPTDTNGSSARYNPLAEIRLGGPHAIPDAQNIASMIVDPDGKGLKDYWNKAAFSFLGGTMLHCLIHFQIHEGRHATLNDLSLMLADEDRDMSELFEEMLTYDHVEYLQTLFGDSMNNESMVAIRKFIAAAAREMLNKADAELSGVVSTAVANMALYRDPVVNWATSGCDFRIADLMNSDQPVSLYLVIRPSDIDRLRPLVRLILNIVLRRLTEEMEFSNGQVKANYKHRLLLMLDEFTSLGRMEIFERALAFMAGYGIKAYIIVQDLAQLQSAYGKEESIMSNCHLRIAYAPNKIETAQVLSKMTGEATVIQKKTSISGTRSGHLNRANVSISEAKRALLTPDECMRLPGAEKDRQGNITKAGDMLIFCAGFAPIYGTQILFFLDPEFLKRSKIPAPEKSDLFKEQTAEPAVSDQPGNETTNIPESEPEVDLDAEMEELATEQFVSEDIDHENY